In Candidatus Equadaptatus faecalis, one DNA window encodes the following:
- a CDS encoding TIGR02757 family protein, whose protein sequence is MAILNGNADIAASREVFERLYADYNKREFVSPDPLQFLYSYGNPRDREAAALIAASLAYGRVAQILKSVGTVLTVLGDSPAEYLANADEKLLRHEFSGFVHRFTDETALVVFLSALSRVYREGTMLQDVFCGGFRGDVFAALESFVRELAGNEGSFLLPLPSKGSACKRLMLFLRWMVRCDEVDPGGWMKVSPSALCVPLDTHMFQICSEIGLCTHRAANGNAAREITDNFRIVSPDDPVKYDFSLTRFGIRSELTYAELFGRWKR, encoded by the coding sequence ATGGCGATTTTGAACGGGAATGCAGATATCGCGGCGAGCCGCGAAGTGTTTGAGCGGCTGTACGCTGATTACAACAAGAGAGAGTTTGTTTCCCCTGACCCTCTGCAGTTTTTGTATTCTTACGGCAATCCTCGCGACAGGGAGGCTGCTGCGCTGATTGCCGCTTCTCTTGCCTACGGGCGGGTGGCGCAGATTTTGAAGAGCGTCGGCACGGTTTTGACCGTGCTTGGCGATTCTCCCGCCGAATATCTTGCGAATGCTGACGAAAAGCTGCTGCGGCACGAATTTTCCGGTTTCGTCCACCGTTTCACAGATGAAACAGCGCTTGTCGTTTTTCTTTCCGCGCTGTCGCGCGTCTATCGTGAAGGAACTATGCTGCAGGACGTTTTCTGCGGCGGATTTCGCGGCGATGTTTTCGCCGCGCTTGAGAGTTTTGTGCGGGAACTTGCAGGAAATGAAGGTTCGTTTCTTCTGCCTCTGCCGTCAAAGGGCAGCGCCTGTAAGCGGCTGATGCTTTTTCTGCGCTGGATGGTGCGCTGCGACGAGGTTGACCCGGGAGGCTGGATGAAGGTTTCTCCTTCGGCTTTGTGCGTGCCGCTTGATACTCACATGTTTCAGATTTGTTCTGAGATAGGACTTTGTACGCACAGGGCGGCGAACGGGAATGCGGCGCGGGAGATTACGGACAATTTCAGGATTGTTTCGCCCGACGACCCGGTGAAGTACGATTTTTCGCTGACACGGTTTGGAATCAGAAGCGAGCTGACGTATGCGGAATTGTTTGGGAGATGGAAGAGATAG